One part of the Algibacter sp. L1A34 genome encodes these proteins:
- a CDS encoding L-rhamnose mutarotase produces the protein MKKHCFALDLVDNANLIEEYKAYHRAVWPEIIKSIKDSGIEDLEIFQVGNRLFMIMKVNESFSFEKKNDMDANNPKVQEWETLMWKYQQALPIAKKGEKWMLMEKIFQL, from the coding sequence ATGAAAAAACATTGTTTCGCTTTAGATTTAGTAGATAATGCTAATTTAATTGAAGAATATAAGGCCTATCACCGAGCTGTTTGGCCGGAAATTATAAAAAGTATTAAAGATTCTGGTATTGAGGATTTAGAAATTTTTCAAGTCGGAAATCGCTTGTTTATGATAATGAAAGTAAACGAAAGTTTTTCTTTTGAAAAGAAGAACGATATGGACGCTAATAATCCTAAAGTTCAAGAATGGGAAACGCTTATGTGGAAGTATCAACAAGCGTTGCCGATAGCTAAAAAAGGAGAAAAATGGATGTTGATGGAGAAAATATTTCAGCTTTAG
- a CDS encoding lactate utilization protein C: MSSRDQILSKISANKPELLHLPDIDMSIFDEGLDLIKEFTKKIEVVGGNVIKTISNDAVISQMETLFPDAKVKYSTLVNTESFNTLDLTTIKNSQDLEDLDILILESDLAVAENGAVWVSDKQLPMRALPFITKHLVVIVSKESIVPYMHQAYAKLSETSNDFGVFIAGPSKTADIEQSLVIGAQGALSFTLFLK, encoded by the coding sequence ATGAGTAGCAGAGATCAAATATTAAGCAAAATTAGCGCAAATAAACCAGAACTTTTACACCTTCCAGATATTGATATGTCTATTTTTGATGAAGGCTTAGATTTAATAAAAGAATTCACCAAAAAAATTGAAGTTGTTGGCGGAAATGTCATCAAAACAATATCTAATGATGCGGTAATTTCTCAAATGGAAACTTTATTTCCTGATGCTAAAGTTAAATATTCAACTTTAGTTAATACAGAATCCTTTAATACTCTAGATTTAACGACTATTAAAAACTCTCAGGATTTAGAAGATCTTGATATTTTAATTCTAGAAAGTGATTTGGCAGTAGCCGAAAATGGTGCCGTTTGGGTAAGTGACAAACAGCTACCAATGCGGGCGCTTCCTTTTATAACAAAGCATTTAGTTGTTATAGTTTCAAAAGAAAGCATAGTACCATACATGCACCAAGCCTATGCTAAACTAAGTGAAACATCTAACGATTTTGGAGTTTTTATTGCAGGACCTTCAAAAACAGCAGATATTGAACAGTCTCTAGTAATTGGAGCACAGGGTGCTTTAAGTTTTACTTTATTTTTGAAGTAA
- a CDS encoding lactate utilization protein B — protein sequence MSHSKLASIFNKDEKKVDWHDKALWFVRHKRDKSVHEVKGWEELRNLGHGIKAHMLSNLDVYLQEFEANANKNGIEVHWAADAEEHNQIVLKILKENNAKKVVKSKSMLTEECHLNPYLEADGIEVIDTDLGERIVQLAKEPPSHIVLPAIHKNRHEVDELFQEHLGTKPCDGDPQYLTGEARKHLRQKFIEADAALTGVNFAIAETGGFVVCTNEGNADMGAHLAPVHIACMGVEKIIPRQEHLGVFLRLLARSATGQPITTYSSHFKKPADGKKMHIIIVDNGRSEQLARPDFRASLHCIRCGACMNTCPIYRRSGGHSYDATIPGPIGSILSPGKDLKKYSTLPFASTLCGSCSDVCPVKIDIHTQLYKWRQIITKETPQPFIKKKSMEIMGQVFAKPSQFEKVGKIARWSLRTLPKSLINSKPNAWGKARDLPLGPKESFDDWYKKREANKDKKD from the coding sequence ATGAGTCATTCTAAACTAGCTAGCATTTTTAATAAAGACGAAAAAAAAGTCGATTGGCATGATAAAGCCCTTTGGTTTGTTCGCCATAAACGTGATAAATCTGTACACGAAGTAAAAGGTTGGGAAGAACTCCGTAATCTTGGTCACGGTATAAAAGCCCACATGCTTTCTAATTTAGATGTTTATTTACAAGAATTTGAAGCCAATGCCAATAAAAACGGCATTGAAGTCCATTGGGCAGCAGATGCCGAGGAACATAACCAAATTGTTCTTAAAATATTAAAAGAAAATAACGCTAAAAAAGTAGTTAAAAGTAAGTCGATGTTAACGGAAGAATGTCATCTAAACCCATATTTGGAAGCCGATGGTATTGAAGTGATTGATACAGATTTGGGTGAGCGTATTGTACAGTTAGCCAAAGAACCGCCAAGCCATATTGTACTGCCAGCCATACATAAAAACAGACACGAAGTTGATGAATTGTTTCAGGAGCATTTGGGAACAAAACCTTGTGATGGTGACCCACAATATTTAACAGGAGAAGCTAGAAAACATTTAAGACAAAAATTTATAGAAGCAGATGCAGCTCTTACAGGTGTGAATTTCGCCATTGCAGAAACAGGAGGGTTTGTTGTTTGCACTAATGAAGGTAACGCCGATATGGGGGCGCATTTAGCTCCAGTGCATATTGCTTGTATGGGTGTCGAAAAAATTATCCCAAGACAAGAACATCTAGGTGTGTTTTTAAGATTATTAGCACGTTCTGCAACTGGACAACCAATAACCACCTATTCGTCGCATTTTAAAAAACCAGCCGATGGCAAAAAAATGCACATTATAATTGTTGATAACGGACGCTCAGAACAATTGGCTAGGCCCGATTTTAGAGCCTCTCTACATTGTATTCGTTGTGGTGCTTGTATGAACACTTGCCCAATTTACAGACGCAGTGGTGGCCATAGTTACGATGCGACAATCCCTGGACCAATTGGCTCTATTCTATCTCCTGGAAAAGATTTAAAAAAATATAGCACATTACCCTTTGCCTCTACGCTTTGTGGATCTTGTTCTGATGTTTGTCCGGTGAAAATTGACATACATACGCAACTTTATAAATGGCGCCAAATTATTACAAAAGAAACGCCACAACCTTTCATCAAAAAGAAATCGATGGAAATTATGGGACAAGTTTTTGCTAAACCATCTCAATTTGAAAAGGTTGGAAAAATAGCACGTTGGTCACTTAGAACACTGCCAAAATCGTTAATAAACTCCAAACCAAATGCTTGGGGAAAAGCTAGAGATTTACCATTAGGACCAAAAGAAAGTTTTGATGATTGGTACAAAAAGAGAGAAGCTAATAAAGATAAAAAAGACTAA
- a CDS encoding (Fe-S)-binding protein — MKVGLFIPCYINQLYPQVGQATLELLEKLKVDVVYPSGQTCCGQPMANSGFEYESVGACNNFVENFKDFDYIVTPSGSCAYHVKKHYDIIPQTDDVINVRNNVYELCDFILNILKIKDIGASFPYKVGVHKSCHGLRGLRLGSCSEVVGPYFSYIEELLKEVKGVEIMPIKRSDECCGFGGTFAVTEEAISVKMGKDKIKDHLESGVEVITATDTSCLMHLEGLINRNKQPLKILHIAEILNSTL, encoded by the coding sequence ATGAAAGTAGGTTTATTTATTCCCTGTTATATCAATCAACTCTATCCGCAAGTTGGTCAAGCAACCCTAGAACTTCTAGAAAAGCTAAAGGTAGATGTTGTTTACCCTTCGGGACAAACCTGCTGTGGACAACCCATGGCAAATTCTGGTTTCGAGTATGAATCTGTTGGAGCTTGCAACAATTTTGTAGAAAATTTTAAAGACTTTGATTACATTGTTACACCTTCTGGAAGTTGTGCATATCATGTAAAAAAACATTACGATATTATTCCACAAACCGATGATGTTATTAATGTTCGAAATAATGTTTACGAACTATGTGATTTTATATTGAATATTTTAAAAATAAAAGATATAGGTGCTTCTTTCCCTTATAAAGTTGGAGTTCATAAAAGCTGTCATGGTTTACGAGGCTTACGTTTAGGCTCATGTTCTGAAGTGGTTGGTCCATATTTTTCATACATTGAAGAATTACTAAAAGAAGTAAAAGGGGTAGAAATTATGCCTATAAAAAGAAGTGATGAATGTTGTGGTTTTGGTGGCACATTTGCAGTGACAGAAGAAGCCATTTCTGTTAAAATGGGAAAAGATAAAATTAAAGATCATTTAGAAAGTGGTGTTGAAGTAATAACAGCTACTGATACCTCATGCTTAATGCATTTAGAAGGCTTAATAAACAGAAATAAACAGCCACTAAAAATTCTGCATATTGCCGAAATTTTAAACAGCACACTTTAA
- a CDS encoding AraC family transcriptional regulator, translating into MKLHLLDRSNLTNSSFTTKINEYPYFLKIWHYHPELELVVVLKSEGTCFIGDSVEKFGIGDVVLIGENLPHMWLNDDGYFEHTSEQAAKAIAIHFKENYLGPKFFETPEMIHILELFRRARYGIKFLNVNKKLINDIKNMLELEGFEKTMAFLNILHALAKHTNTKKLSSQGFINSFKAAKSNTQDNVQAYIFKNFNQNITLNKAAEIAHMNPSAFSRYFKRVNKKTFSRYVTEIRIGYACKLLLENRFNISKICYESGFNNISNFNRQFKLVMNYTPSEYLEKHKTKHD; encoded by the coding sequence ATGAAACTTCATCTTTTAGATCGTAGTAACCTAACCAATAGTTCGTTTACCACAAAAATTAACGAATATCCTTATTTTTTAAAAATATGGCATTACCATCCCGAGCTAGAACTTGTTGTGGTTTTAAAAAGTGAAGGTACTTGCTTTATTGGCGATAGTGTTGAAAAGTTTGGTATTGGAGACGTGGTGCTTATTGGAGAAAATTTACCACACATGTGGCTTAATGACGATGGTTACTTTGAACATACCTCGGAACAAGCAGCAAAAGCGATTGCTATCCATTTTAAAGAAAATTATTTAGGACCTAAATTTTTTGAAACACCCGAAATGATTCATATTCTAGAATTATTTCGACGGGCTCGCTACGGTATCAAGTTTTTAAATGTTAACAAAAAACTGATTAACGATATTAAAAACATGCTCGAATTGGAAGGTTTCGAAAAAACTATGGCTTTTTTAAATATTCTACATGCTTTGGCCAAGCACACCAACACTAAAAAACTATCAAGTCAAGGTTTTATTAATTCGTTTAAAGCGGCTAAAAGTAATACTCAAGATAATGTGCAGGCTTATATTTTTAAAAATTTCAACCAAAACATTACACTAAACAAAGCCGCTGAAATTGCGCACATGAATCCATCTGCTTTTAGTCGCTATTTTAAACGGGTGAATAAAAAAACATTTTCTCGTTATGTTACCGAAATTCGAATTGGTTATGCTTGTAAACTCCTTTTAGAAAACAGATTCAATATATCAAAAATTTGCTACGAATCGGGTTTTAATAATATTTCAAATTTCAACAGGCAGTTTAAATTAGTCATGAACTACACACCTTCAGAATATCTTGAAAAACATAAAACAAAGCACGATTAA
- the trxB gene encoding thioredoxin-disulfide reductase, which translates to MSDTIEKVKCLIIGSGPAGYTAAIYAARANMSPVLYQGIQPGGQLTTTNEVENFPGYPEGVTGPQMMMELQKQAERFETDVRDGWVTKVDFSGDVHKVWVNDTKEIHCDTVIISTGASAKYLGIESEQKYLKLGGGVSACAVCDGFFYRNHEVVIVGAGDSACEEAHYLSKLCKKVTMLVRRDEFRASKIMAARVKNTENIEILFNTETEEVLGDGQVVTGVRVSNNKTKETQDIPATGFFVAIGHKPNTDIFKDFIDMDETGYIKNVPGRALTNVEGVFVCGDAADHVYRQAVTAAGTGCMAALDAERYLAAKDSTFEVSTSNYN; encoded by the coding sequence ATGTCTGATACAATAGAAAAAGTAAAGTGCTTAATTATAGGATCGGGACCTGCGGGATATACAGCAGCAATTTATGCCGCTAGAGCTAATATGAGTCCTGTGTTATATCAAGGAATACAACCAGGAGGTCAATTAACAACAACAAACGAAGTTGAAAATTTCCCAGGTTATCCAGAAGGAGTTACAGGACCTCAAATGATGATGGAATTACAAAAACAAGCAGAACGTTTTGAAACAGATGTGCGTGATGGTTGGGTTACTAAAGTTGATTTCTCTGGTGATGTACATAAAGTTTGGGTAAATGATACTAAAGAAATACACTGCGATACTGTAATTATTTCAACAGGAGCTTCGGCTAAATATTTAGGTATAGAATCTGAACAAAAATATTTAAAGCTAGGTGGAGGTGTTTCTGCTTGTGCTGTTTGCGATGGGTTTTTCTATAGAAACCATGAGGTTGTTATTGTAGGAGCAGGAGATTCTGCTTGTGAAGAAGCTCACTATTTATCTAAACTTTGTAAAAAAGTTACAATGTTAGTGCGTAGAGACGAATTTAGAGCGTCTAAAATTATGGCTGCTCGTGTTAAAAACACAGAAAATATTGAAATTTTATTCAATACGGAAACAGAAGAAGTTTTAGGTGACGGACAAGTAGTTACTGGAGTAAGAGTTTCAAATAATAAAACGAAAGAAACTCAAGATATTCCTGCAACAGGATTTTTCGTAGCTATTGGGCATAAACCTAATACAGATATCTTTAAAGACTTTATTGATATGGACGAAACAGGATACATTAAAAATGTACCAGGTCGTGCTTTAACAAATGTTGAAGGAGTCTTTGTTTGTGGAGATGCTGCAGATCACGTATACCGCCAAGCTGTTACAGCTGCAGGTACGGGATGTATGGCTGCTTTAGATGCAGAACGTTATTTAGCGGCTAAAGATTCTACTTTTGAAGTAAGCACTTCAAACTATAACTAA
- a CDS encoding T9SS type B sorting domain-containing protein translates to MRFFYSFLISILCFSQFSNAQKISVDSSVGLQSLVEDNLVDGCVDISNIQSVINGSSYGFESYGYFERAGSNFPFERGIMLSTGAANSGGNELITPPLSEGSSVWGTDPDLETALGTSNTQNATSIEFDIVSISGQFQFNYLFASEDYDGINPCQVSDGFAFLIKETGSAAPYENIAIIPGTTTPVNTSTVHPNLLPACAAENEEYFAGYNNGDTNYIGRTTVLTASTTITPYVSYHVKLVIADQTDGTFDSAVFIEGDSFKILDLGDDITSCESSALLDGDINNSFASYKWFKDNIEITGALMPTYTAIESGTYRVEVTVTLNGSNCIEEDEIVVVLNTEEAITPITDYELCDDSSGDEIEIFDLSTKSAELIANIPFTNYTFSYHYSETEARTNTNRILTPIPNSLSNPQNIFVRIEDTSSGCFAYTNFDLIVNPLPIITEPTDLEVCDTDNLSDGYAIIDLTQKDTEITQGNSALLVTYHYSQPDADTGANPIPTPYQNINTPNERVYARILNPETGCLNYTELNINITISPVVNRDTQFLNACDSDLDGSASFDLTQSIADILGGLTGVTVTFHESLNNAQTGSNPIADETNYQYTNAVAEPGYRILYVRIVDDSTGCPTIVPLEVHTNLLLTGTDTGFFAICDTNEDPDDIIQFNLNSVETYIANELPNPIVVSFFEEETDRDANINALDKTALFTAESPTTLFITIEDTDSGCSEVSDITLVINPVLLFEPSVPLPYCDSDDDGFVSIDLHSLDNIVLNDNPNFEATYFGELSHAENNTNQLPPFYTNTNSLETIYARIEHVATGCATINPFQIEILLAPAATTPSDFVICDDDDDAFSIINLEDKNGEIVADPSILNFSYYTNLEDANNLTNPIETPTSYNAESQTVYVRVESSTSSSGCYNIVEQQIIVNTLPNPPEITNYEICEVDGDRTADFLLVEKDTEILNGQLGKEVYYFEDIALTMPIDKNSIYNNITPSQTIYVSVQNITDANCFKTTSFTIQVAPEPVYNAPVQYLICDDISNDEIAVFDLDTKTEEITKDIPDALNISYHLTELEAENNTNALTDSNYTNAVNPQTIYVRIESDDSLCFVVETLSLNIISAPDISEVTGPLISCDEDYDGITSFNLEDAEFEIYDRIQSNLVINYYENLNDINDNGFDNTNEILDPTAFDSNTQTVYIKVTNTLTGCFSVIPQDLNVNPPPEILNIGTISICDNTTDTYDLSQVDLHLVDDTSTVTISYHETEEAAERNELPLESMYKYTNLNQTLFARVTDIANSCHIVTSFNLRVYVNPRASSTPADLIECDDDFDGLFEFDLTNANSIILGSQDPSTHVITYYNNVTDADEKINTISSLYTAENGETIYARLESSVTKCYDITQFNTYVNPLPLIDIDKIIPICNDSPITVSANTGQSSDTYLWSTGETTSEIIIQPNAPGNYSVTVTRSYPIGNSCSNSADFIVAESDSAIIDIAPPTTNFTDPNSITVNIRSGGIGDYVYILDDGESQTSNVFTDVPYGEHLVTVRDLNGCMDETRSVFIFDIPKFFTPNNDLFNDTWHVVGANQLPGTVVYIYNRYGKLLKTLTHSSDGWDGTFNGYNMPSDDYWYLAQIIQNGNAFDLRGHFALKR, encoded by the coding sequence ATGAGGTTTTTCTATTCTTTCTTAATTTCAATCTTATGTTTTAGTCAATTTTCTAATGCACAAAAAATATCTGTAGATAGTAGTGTAGGATTACAATCTCTAGTTGAAGATAATTTAGTAGATGGCTGTGTTGATATTTCAAATATTCAATCTGTTATAAACGGGTCTTCGTATGGTTTTGAAAGTTATGGTTATTTTGAGCGTGCAGGCTCTAACTTCCCTTTTGAACGTGGCATTATGCTATCTACTGGAGCTGCAAATTCTGGTGGAAACGAACTTATTACACCTCCATTAAGTGAAGGCTCTTCCGTTTGGGGAACAGATCCCGATCTAGAAACTGCCTTAGGAACATCAAACACGCAAAATGCAACATCAATTGAGTTTGATATTGTTTCAATTTCTGGACAATTTCAATTTAACTATCTATTTGCTTCCGAAGATTATGATGGTATAAATCCATGTCAAGTTTCCGATGGTTTTGCTTTTCTAATAAAAGAAACAGGAAGTGCTGCTCCTTATGAAAACATAGCCATTATTCCTGGTACAACAACACCTGTAAACACAAGCACCGTTCACCCTAATTTATTACCCGCATGTGCTGCCGAAAATGAGGAATATTTTGCAGGTTATAATAATGGAGATACAAATTATATAGGTAGAACAACCGTTTTAACTGCATCTACAACAATTACACCTTATGTATCTTACCATGTAAAACTGGTTATTGCAGATCAAACAGATGGTACTTTTGATTCTGCTGTATTTATTGAAGGAGACAGTTTTAAAATACTTGATTTAGGAGATGATATTACTAGCTGTGAAAGCTCGGCGCTTTTGGATGGTGATATTAATAATTCTTTTGCTTCTTATAAATGGTTTAAGGATAATATTGAAATCACTGGAGCCTTAATGCCAACCTACACTGCTATTGAAAGTGGGACATATAGAGTTGAAGTAACTGTCACTTTAAATGGAAGTAACTGTATTGAAGAAGATGAAATAGTTGTAGTTTTAAATACTGAAGAAGCAATTACACCAATTACAGATTACGAATTATGCGATGACAGCAGTGGTGATGAAATTGAAATTTTCGATCTATCAACAAAATCAGCTGAATTAATTGCTAATATTCCGTTTACAAACTATACCTTCTCGTATCACTATTCTGAAACGGAAGCACGAACTAACACCAACAGAATATTAACACCAATACCAAATTCCTTATCAAACCCACAAAATATTTTTGTTCGTATTGAAGATACAAGCTCTGGTTGCTTTGCTTATACTAACTTCGATCTTATTGTTAATCCATTACCAATAATAACTGAACCTACAGATTTAGAAGTTTGTGATACAGATAATTTATCTGATGGTTATGCCATAATTGATTTAACTCAAAAAGACACCGAAATAACCCAAGGAAACAGCGCTTTATTGGTAACCTATCATTACAGTCAACCAGATGCGGATACTGGTGCAAACCCAATACCAACGCCTTATCAAAACATAAATACTCCAAACGAACGCGTTTATGCTAGAATACTTAACCCCGAAACAGGCTGTTTAAACTACACAGAGCTTAATATTAATATCACCATAAGCCCTGTTGTAAATAGAGATACACAATTTTTAAATGCTTGTGATAGTGATCTAGATGGTTCTGCCAGTTTCGATTTAACACAATCTATAGCAGATATTCTAGGAGGTCTAACAGGTGTTACAGTTACATTCCACGAAAGTCTTAATAATGCACAAACTGGAAGTAATCCTATAGCAGACGAAACGAACTATCAATACACAAATGCAGTAGCCGAACCTGGATATAGAATTCTATATGTTCGTATTGTTGACGATTCAACCGGTTGTCCAACAATTGTTCCGCTAGAAGTGCATACAAATTTACTTTTAACTGGAACGGACACCGGGTTCTTCGCAATTTGTGATACAAATGAAGACCCAGACGACATAATACAATTCAATCTAAACTCTGTAGAAACTTATATTGCAAACGAATTACCTAACCCCATTGTTGTTAGCTTTTTTGAAGAAGAAACCGATAGGGATGCCAATATAAATGCGCTTGACAAAACAGCTTTATTTACTGCTGAAAGTCCTACCACACTTTTTATTACTATAGAAGATACCGACAGTGGTTGTTCTGAAGTTTCGGATATTACATTAGTTATTAATCCCGTTTTATTATTTGAACCATCCGTACCTTTACCATATTGTGATTCCGACGATGATGGTTTTGTTAGTATTGATCTACATTCATTAGACAACATTGTATTAAATGATAACCCTAATTTTGAAGCAACTTATTTTGGCGAACTTTCGCATGCTGAAAACAACACAAACCAACTACCACCTTTCTACACGAATACAAATAGTTTAGAAACCATATATGCTCGTATAGAACATGTAGCAACAGGATGCGCAACAATTAATCCTTTCCAAATTGAAATACTACTAGCTCCAGCCGCTACAACCCCTTCCGACTTTGTAATTTGCGACGACGATGACGATGCTTTTTCTATTATTAATCTAGAAGATAAAAATGGCGAAATAGTTGCAGATCCTTCGATACTCAACTTCAGCTATTATACCAACTTAGAAGATGCAAATAATTTAACAAATCCAATAGAAACGCCAACATCATATAATGCTGAATCGCAAACCGTATACGTTAGAGTAGAAAGTAGCACTAGTAGCTCTGGTTGTTATAATATTGTTGAACAACAAATTATTGTTAATACATTACCCAACCCTCCAGAAATTACAAACTATGAAATATGCGAAGTAGACGGAGATAGAACGGCGGACTTTTTATTAGTTGAAAAGGACACCGAAATTTTAAATGGGCAACTCGGAAAAGAAGTCTATTATTTTGAAGATATTGCACTTACAATGCCTATTGATAAAAACAGTATTTACAACAACATAACACCATCGCAAACCATTTATGTTAGCGTTCAGAATATAACAGATGCCAATTGCTTTAAAACAACATCGTTTACTATTCAAGTAGCCCCTGAACCAGTTTACAATGCACCAGTTCAATATTTAATATGTGATGATATTAGCAACGACGAAATTGCAGTATTCGACCTTGATACAAAAACAGAAGAAATAACAAAAGATATACCAGATGCATTAAACATTTCCTATCACTTAACTGAGTTAGAAGCTGAAAACAATACGAATGCCTTAACGGACTCGAATTACACCAACGCAGTAAACCCACAAACTATATATGTACGAATTGAAAGTGATGATTCCTTATGTTTTGTAGTAGAAACACTTAGTTTAAATATTATTTCTGCACCAGATATATCTGAAGTTACAGGACCATTAATTAGTTGTGATGAGGATTATGATGGCATTACATCTTTTAATTTAGAAGATGCCGAGTTTGAAATTTACGATAGAATTCAATCAAACCTTGTAATTAATTATTATGAAAATCTTAATGATATAAATGATAATGGTTTTGATAACACAAATGAAATTTTAGATCCAACAGCATTTGATTCCAATACACAAACAGTATACATAAAAGTAACGAATACATTAACAGGCTGTTTTAGTGTTATTCCACAGGATTTGAATGTAAATCCTCCGCCAGAAATATTAAACATAGGTACAATCTCGATTTGCGATAATACAACTGATACTTACGATTTATCACAAGTAGATTTGCACCTAGTAGATGATACGAGCACCGTTACTATTTCATACCATGAAACCGAAGAAGCAGCGGAAAGAAATGAATTACCTCTGGAAAGCATGTATAAATACACTAATTTAAATCAAACACTTTTTGCAAGAGTGACTGATATTGCTAACAGCTGCCACATTGTTACGTCCTTTAACTTAAGAGTCTATGTTAATCCACGGGCCTCAAGTACACCTGCAGATTTAATAGAGTGTGATGATGATTTCGATGGTCTTTTTGAATTCGATTTAACGAATGCTAATTCAATTATTCTTGGCAGTCAAGACCCAAGTACGCACGTAATTACCTATTACAATAATGTTACCGATGCCGACGAAAAGATAAATACTATAAGTAGTTTATATACCGCAGAAAATGGAGAAACAATTTATGCTAGATTAGAGTCTAGTGTTACTAAATGTTATGACATTACTCAATTTAACACATATGTTAATCCTTTACCTCTTATTGATATAGATAAAATTATTCCTATCTGTAACGATTCCCCTATTACGGTTAGTGCAAATACAGGACAATCTAGCGATACTTATTTATGGTCTACAGGAGAAACAACATCAGAAATTATTATTCAACCAAATGCTCCTGGAAATTACAGTGTAACCGTAACAAGATCTTATCCTATAGGTAATTCTTGTTCTAACAGCGCTGATTTTATAGTTGCAGAATCAGATTCTGCTATTATTGATATTGCACCACCAACAACAAATTTTACAGACCCTAATAGCATAACAGTAAATATTCGTTCTGGAGGAATTGGCGATTATGTTTATATTCTAGACGATGGTGAATCACAAACCTCTAACGTTTTTACAGATGTGCCTTATGGTGAGCACCTTGTAACCGTCCGAGATTTAAATGGTTGCATGGACGAAACTAGAAGTGTATTTATTTTTGATATACCTAAATTCTTTACACCAAACAACGATTTATTTAATGATACTTGGCACGTAGTTGGAGCAAATCAATTACCAGGAACCGTTGTATATATTTATAATCGTTATGGCAAACTATTAAAAACACTCACCCATTCATCCGATGGTTGGGATGGGACTTTTAATGGCTATAATATGCCATCGGATGATTACTGGTATTTGGCTCAAATAATTCAGAATGGAAATGCTTTTGATTTGCGAGGTCATTTTGCTTTGAAACGCTAA